One Microvirga lotononidis genomic window carries:
- the poxB gene encoding ubiquinone-dependent pyruvate dehydrogenase, whose protein sequence is MAPNVAERLVRTLAEAGVSRIYGIVGDSLNGITDALSRYSGIQWIHVRHEEVAAFAAAGEAQISGQLAVCAGSCGPGNLHLINGLYDAHRSRTPVLALAAHIPSPEIGGGYFQETHPRALFRECSHYCELVSEPAQLPYVLENAIRAAVGLRGVAVVILPGDVALRPAPARDISPRPGLLPPVPVVRPSEREIDALASLLNSSQRVSLFCGRGCAGAHAELMQLAEALKSPIVHALGGKEWVEFDNPYDVGMTGFIGFSSGYAAMQACDVLLMLGTDFPYKQFLPSDARIAQVDLRPENLGRRARLHLGIVGDVRATLEALLPKLDVKADRAHLDASVRHYRKAREGFDDLAKGTPGRRPIHPQYLAKLVSDAAADDAVFTFDVGTPTIWAARYLRMNGRRRLVGSLAHGSMANAMPQAIGIQAAEPGRQVISLSGDGGFTMLMGDLITLTQHKLPVKVVIFNNGDLGFVALEMKAGGFLDTGTNLVNPDFAAMARAMGIHARRVEEPGELAEAVADVLAHDGPALLDVVTAKQELSLPPTIGVEQIKGFSLWVLRAVMSGRGDEVVDLAATNLLPR, encoded by the coding sequence ATGGCCCCAAATGTCGCTGAACGTCTCGTACGAACCCTCGCCGAAGCCGGTGTAAGCCGTATATATGGGATCGTGGGTGACAGCCTGAACGGCATCACCGATGCCTTGAGCCGGTACTCCGGCATTCAGTGGATCCATGTTCGGCACGAAGAGGTCGCCGCCTTCGCGGCAGCCGGTGAGGCGCAGATCTCGGGCCAACTCGCGGTCTGTGCTGGCTCGTGCGGGCCAGGCAATCTCCATTTGATCAATGGCCTGTATGACGCCCACCGCAGCCGCACACCAGTGCTGGCTCTGGCGGCCCACATTCCGTCACCGGAGATCGGCGGCGGCTACTTCCAGGAGACGCACCCGCGGGCGCTGTTCCGCGAATGCAGCCATTATTGCGAGCTCGTCTCCGAACCCGCGCAGCTGCCCTACGTCCTCGAGAACGCCATCAGGGCGGCTGTCGGCCTGCGAGGCGTCGCGGTCGTGATCCTGCCGGGTGACGTGGCCTTGCGACCGGCCCCGGCCCGGGACATCTCCCCAAGACCAGGCCTCCTTCCCCCTGTCCCCGTGGTGCGACCGAGCGAGCGAGAAATCGATGCTCTCGCCTCCTTGCTCAACAGCAGCCAGCGTGTGTCGCTCTTCTGCGGTCGTGGCTGTGCCGGGGCCCACGCAGAGCTTATGCAGTTGGCGGAGGCTCTCAAGAGCCCCATTGTCCATGCGCTTGGCGGCAAGGAGTGGGTGGAGTTCGACAACCCCTACGATGTCGGGATGACCGGGTTCATCGGCTTCTCGTCGGGCTATGCCGCGATGCAGGCCTGCGACGTCCTGCTGATGCTCGGGACTGACTTCCCTTATAAGCAGTTCCTGCCCTCGGATGCCAGGATCGCCCAAGTCGATCTCCGCCCCGAGAACCTGGGGCGCCGCGCCAGACTGCATCTTGGCATCGTTGGGGATGTTCGGGCGACGCTCGAGGCGCTTCTGCCCAAGCTCGACGTCAAGGCCGACCGCGCACACCTCGACGCCTCTGTCCGCCATTACCGCAAAGCGCGGGAGGGTTTCGACGACCTTGCTAAGGGCACGCCCGGCCGCAGGCCCATCCATCCGCAATACCTCGCCAAGCTCGTCAGCGATGCGGCTGCCGATGATGCGGTCTTTACCTTCGACGTGGGGACGCCGACCATCTGGGCCGCGCGCTATCTCAGGATGAATGGCCGCCGCCGGCTCGTCGGTTCCCTGGCGCATGGGTCGATGGCCAACGCCATGCCGCAGGCGATCGGGATCCAGGCAGCCGAGCCCGGGCGTCAGGTGATCTCGCTCTCGGGCGATGGCGGCTTCACGATGCTGATGGGCGACCTGATCACGCTGACACAGCACAAGCTGCCGGTGAAGGTCGTCATCTTCAACAACGGTGACCTGGGCTTCGTGGCGCTGGAGATGAAGGCGGGCGGCTTCCTCGACACTGGCACCAATCTCGTGAACCCGGACTTCGCCGCGATGGCTCGGGCGATGGGCATTCACGCACGGCGGGTCGAGGAGCCAGGAGAGCTGGCAGAGGCGGTTGCCGATGTGCTCGCCCATGATGGACCCGCGCTGCTCGACGTCGTGACGGCCAAGCAGGAGCTTTCTCTGCCCCCGACGATCGGGGTGGAGCAGATCAAGGGGTTCAGCCTCTGGGTGTTGCGTGCGGTGATGAGCGGACGCGGCGACGAGGTCGTCGATCTCGCAGCGACCAATCTTCTGCCGCGTTGA